In Chloroflexota bacterium, a single window of DNA contains:
- a CDS encoding 2-oxo acid dehydrogenase subunit E2: MATTVSMPQLGESIAEGTIGRLLKAPGDRVERDEAIVEVMTDKVNAEIPSPVAGVIEQVVVQEGDVVPVGGAILVIGDGAGASVSPTASQSAAPAAASVAAPAAPPSPPPPPAPVAVAEPPVTAPAPSPSVNGAPKRASPFVRSLAEKYGIDLSLVSGSGLGGRVTKDDILGYIEQKGAQPVPAAPTPPPVPAPAPPAVAAAPPPPAPLAPPSQPTAAPAAAAATAIGPDEELVPLTPMRRAIAEHMVRSVQTAPHAWGMTEIDVTRLVKLRAGLVDAWKAREGFELTFLPFFVKAVVEALRENPTLNARWSDQGVVLKKRIHIGIAIAVPNGLVVPVVRDADQKNIAGLALGIRDMVTRARAGRLTMDDFSGGTFTVNNTGALGSIASGPIINQPQAGIITMEAIVKRPVVTEDDAIAIRSMMNACLSFDHRVTDGAEALRFLQTVKQRVEAFGPETTIY, from the coding sequence ATGGCAACGACAGTCTCGATGCCTCAGCTGGGGGAATCGATCGCCGAGGGCACCATCGGCAGGCTGCTGAAGGCGCCTGGCGACCGCGTGGAGCGTGACGAGGCGATTGTCGAGGTGATGACCGACAAGGTGAACGCCGAGATCCCCTCGCCGGTGGCCGGGGTGATCGAGCAGGTCGTGGTGCAAGAGGGCGACGTGGTGCCCGTCGGCGGCGCGATCCTGGTGATCGGGGACGGCGCCGGCGCGAGCGTCTCGCCAACGGCCTCGCAGAGCGCCGCGCCGGCAGCCGCGAGCGTCGCCGCGCCGGCCGCGCCGCCGTCGCCACCCCCGCCGCCTGCGCCCGTTGCCGTGGCCGAGCCGCCGGTCACTGCGCCCGCGCCCTCCCCGAGCGTCAACGGCGCGCCAAAACGGGCCTCGCCGTTCGTGCGCTCGCTGGCCGAGAAGTACGGCATCGACCTGTCGCTGGTGAGCGGCAGCGGTCTGGGCGGGCGCGTCACCAAGGACGACATCCTGGGGTACATCGAGCAGAAGGGCGCGCAGCCGGTCCCGGCCGCCCCGACGCCCCCGCCGGTCCCCGCTCCGGCGCCTCCAGCGGTGGCCGCCGCGCCGCCGCCCCCCGCTCCATTGGCCCCGCCCTCTCAACCGACTGCCGCGCCGGCTGCCGCCGCCGCGACTGCGATCGGCCCCGACGAGGAGCTGGTCCCGCTCACGCCCATGCGCCGCGCCATTGCCGAGCACATGGTTCGCAGCGTCCAGACGGCCCCGCACGCCTGGGGCATGACCGAGATCGACGTGACGCGGCTCGTGAAGCTGCGCGCCGGGCTGGTGGATGCCTGGAAGGCGCGCGAGGGCTTCGAACTGACGTTCCTGCCCTTCTTCGTGAAGGCCGTCGTCGAGGCGCTGCGCGAGAATCCGACGCTCAACGCACGCTGGTCGGACCAGGGGGTTGTGCTCAAGAAGCGCATCCACATCGGCATCGCCATCGCCGTGCCGAACGGGCTGGTCGTGCCGGTCGTGCGGGACGCCGACCAGAAGAACATCGCCGGGCTGGCGCTGGGCATCCGCGACATGGTGACCCGCGCCCGGGCTGGCCGACTGACGATGGACGACTTCTCGGGCGGCACCTTCACGGTCAACAACACGGGCGCCCTGGGCAGCATCGCCTCCGGCCCGATCATCAACCAGCCGCAAGCTGGCATCATCACCATGGAGGCGATCGTCAAGCGGCCGGTGGTCACCGAGGATGATGCCATCGCGATCCGCAGCATGATGAACGCCTGTCTCTCCTTCGATCATCGCGTGACGGACGGCGCAGAGGCGTTGCGCTTCCTCCAAACCGTCAAGCAGCGTGTCGAAGCGTTCGGCCCTGAGACGACGATCTACTAG
- a CDS encoding serine hydrolase encodes MARLRSRLHAVKGGLDGRLAIVVQPATSREPPIDLDGDAPFSSASIIKLPILWSFFEQADRGRIDPTELWPLTDEARVDGTGVLRFLQSGARLTLLDLATLMTVVSDNTATNALIARLGIATIQEAVDRLGLTGTRLGRRMYDFEARARGLENVATPRDIARLLRLLHAGDGLSERSREQARAILRGQQFNAGLPARLPAEAVVAHKTGNLPGLLHDAGWIEHARGTAIVVAFSDRLANDGDGAAALAQVGEAVWEWLCS; translated from the coding sequence GTGGCACGGCTTCGCAGCCGGCTGCACGCGGTCAAGGGCGGGCTCGACGGGCGGCTGGCCATCGTCGTGCAGCCGGCGACGAGCCGCGAGCCGCCGATCGACCTCGACGGTGACGCACCGTTCTCCTCCGCCAGCATCATCAAGCTGCCGATCCTCTGGAGCTTTTTCGAGCAGGCCGACCGGGGGCGCATCGACCCCACCGAGCTGTGGCCGCTGACCGACGAGGCGCGCGTTGACGGCACGGGCGTGCTGCGGTTCCTCCAGTCCGGCGCGCGGCTGACGCTGCTGGATCTCGCCACGCTGATGACTGTCGTCAGCGACAACACCGCGACCAACGCCCTGATCGCCCGGCTGGGCATCGCGACGATCCAGGAGGCTGTCGACCGGCTCGGGTTGACGGGGACGCGTCTCGGACGCAGGATGTACGACTTCGAGGCCCGCGCACGCGGCCTGGAGAACGTCGCCACCCCACGAGACATCGCGCGGCTGCTGCGGCTGCTTCACGCCGGTGACGGCCTGAGTGAACGGTCACGAGAGCAGGCCCGGGCCATCCTGCGCGGCCAGCAGTTCAACGCCGGCCTGCCGGCACGCCTGCCAGCAGAGGCCGTCGTGGCACACAAGACCGGCAACCTGCCCGGCCTGCTCCACGATGCCGGCTGGATCGAGCACGCGCGTGGGACGGCCATCGTGGTGGCGTTCTCGGACCGGCTCGCCAACGACGGCGACGGCGCGGCAGCCCTGGCGCAGGTCGGCGAGGCCGTCTGGGAGTGGCTGTGCTCGTGA
- a CDS encoding tautomerase family protein, with amino-acid sequence MPYLHFDLPRRYPPETKRTLAARLGALYAELMQTTPTIVKVAFRELGEENLFRCGAPDGGVEPVVVGQCDIRRGRPVEQRAALAAAIVRACSEALALDPSQIELEFTQHSGDEMYRRGAFASDWSAAESGRE; translated from the coding sequence ATGCCGTACCTGCATTTCGATCTGCCGCGCCGTTACCCGCCCGAGACGAAGCGCACGCTGGCGGCTCGGCTCGGGGCGCTGTACGCCGAGCTGATGCAGACGACGCCGACCATCGTCAAGGTTGCCTTCCGCGAGCTTGGCGAGGAGAACCTGTTCCGCTGCGGCGCACCTGATGGCGGCGTCGAGCCGGTGGTGGTCGGGCAGTGCGACATCCGACGCGGTCGGCCCGTGGAGCAGCGCGCGGCGCTGGCGGCGGCCATCGTGCGGGCGTGTTCGGAAGCCCTGGCCCTTGACCCCTCGCAGATCGAGCTGGAGTTCACCCAGCACTCGGGCGACGAGATGTACCGTCGCGGGGCGTTTGCGAGTGACTGGTCAGCGGCGGAGTCGGGCCGCGAGTAG
- a CDS encoding histidine kinase N-terminal domain-containing protein: MAISSDVARDLDGVAAALIKRILPNLNLVADLLHADVLLFARAGSQIEVVEHAQPSPVPSVYPDSLTGRRLRHEQVLPVARILFHGRSRHEVQGAVVGGVPIVREILAVRDAEGRVIAALATETAVIEHERVRKRTGVLRRALQRVRDLVVQGRLEGGEKVGRLALNDGMLVVDADGVIQYASTSAEGLYRLLGIVDQLTGAQLSELDTNEYLVFRAMETGVCSEQRVTEQDRIWIKKAIPLMAGDSPSWVSKLPGSFGRHPAGAIIVIQDVTLDVRKEQELKVKSAMIQEIHHRVKNNLQTITALLRLQSRRVKSEEAKAALTEAVGRIMSVAVVHEFLSKDESSIINIQEVCKRITQEFVNGTLDPMKRIELRLEGEGQFLLPAQQATSCALIVNELIQNAVDHGLEHRDQGTVVVRLLQTDDSMSIEIEDDGEGLPEDFDPARGGLGLQIIRTLVRDDLRGQFVLENDGGVRAVVSFPRWRAPRNQVLES, from the coding sequence GTGGCGATCTCTAGCGATGTCGCGCGGGATCTGGACGGTGTTGCTGCCGCCCTGATCAAGCGTATCCTCCCGAATCTGAATCTCGTGGCGGACCTCCTCCATGCGGATGTCCTGCTCTTTGCACGAGCAGGCTCGCAAATCGAGGTCGTGGAGCATGCCCAGCCGAGTCCCGTGCCGTCGGTGTACCCGGACTCGCTGACGGGCCGCAGGCTGCGCCACGAGCAGGTGCTGCCCGTGGCCAGGATCCTCTTTCACGGGCGCTCGCGCCACGAGGTGCAGGGCGCGGTGGTGGGCGGCGTGCCGATTGTGCGCGAGATCCTGGCCGTGCGCGACGCCGAGGGCCGGGTGATCGCCGCGCTGGCGACGGAGACGGCGGTCATCGAGCATGAGCGGGTACGCAAGCGGACGGGCGTGCTGAGGCGCGCGCTGCAGCGGGTGCGCGATCTCGTGGTGCAGGGCCGGTTGGAGGGCGGCGAGAAGGTTGGCCGGCTGGCGCTCAACGACGGCATGCTGGTGGTGGACGCGGACGGCGTGATCCAGTACGCCTCGACGTCGGCCGAGGGTCTGTACCGGCTGCTCGGCATCGTGGACCAGTTGACGGGCGCGCAACTCTCGGAGCTTGATACGAACGAGTACCTGGTCTTCCGGGCGATGGAGACCGGCGTCTGCTCGGAGCAGCGCGTCACCGAGCAGGATCGGATCTGGATCAAGAAGGCGATCCCGCTGATGGCCGGCGACAGCCCGAGCTGGGTCAGCAAGCTGCCGGGGTCGTTCGGGCGGCACCCGGCGGGCGCCATCATCGTGATTCAGGACGTGACGCTTGACGTCCGCAAGGAGCAGGAGCTCAAAGTCAAGAGCGCGATGATCCAGGAGATTCACCACCGGGTGAAGAACAACCTCCAGACGATCACGGCATTGCTGCGGCTCCAGTCTCGGAGGGTCAAGTCTGAGGAGGCCAAGGCGGCGCTGACCGAGGCCGTCGGGCGGATCATGAGCGTGGCCGTCGTCCACGAGTTTCTCTCAAAGGACGAATCGAGCATTATTAACATTCAGGAAGTGTGCAAGCGGATCACGCAGGAGTTCGTCAACGGCACGCTGGATCCCATGAAGCGGATCGAGCTGCGCCTGGAGGGCGAGGGGCAGTTCTTGCTGCCAGCCCAACAGGCCACGTCGTGCGCGTTGATCGTCAACGAACTCATCCAGAACGCGGTCGATCACGGGCTCGAGCACAGAGATCAGGGAACCGTGGTGGTTCGCCTGTTGCAGACGGACGACAGCATGTCCATCGAGATCGAGGACGATGGCGAAGGGTTGCCAGAGGATTTCGATCCTGCGCGCGGGGGCCTCGGGCTGCAGATCATCCGGACGCTGGTGCGGGACGATCTGCGGGGCCAGTTCGTGCTGGAAAACGATGGCGGCGTGCGGGCGGTGGTCTCCTTTCCTCGCTGGCGCGCACCGCGCAATCAGGTGCTTGAGTCCTAA
- a CDS encoding response regulator, whose protein sequence is MTKRRIVIAEDEPLARLDLSQMLENLGHDVVGQAGDGQTAVDLARDLKPDLVIMDIKMPGDIDGLGAATLLADERVAPVLLLTAYSDQEFIDGARDAGVMGYLVKPYGENQLAPAIEVALARFGEFSTLQKELGSTKEALMTRKIVERAKGVLMDTAGLKESEAFHRIQRLSMNSRKSMREVAEAILLTHGIEQPR, encoded by the coding sequence ATGACGAAGCGTCGAATCGTAATCGCTGAGGATGAGCCGCTGGCTCGGCTGGATCTCAGCCAGATGCTGGAGAACCTGGGCCATGATGTCGTCGGGCAGGCCGGCGATGGACAGACGGCCGTCGATCTGGCGCGCGATCTGAAGCCGGATCTGGTCATCATGGACATCAAGATGCCGGGCGACATCGACGGCCTGGGCGCGGCCACGCTCCTGGCGGACGAGCGGGTTGCACCGGTGCTGCTGCTGACGGCCTACTCGGACCAGGAGTTCATCGACGGCGCGCGCGATGCCGGCGTCATGGGCTACCTCGTCAAGCCGTACGGCGAGAACCAGCTTGCGCCGGCCATCGAGGTGGCGCTGGCGCGCTTCGGCGAGTTCTCGACGCTCCAGAAGGAGCTGGGGAGCACGAAGGAAGCGCTGATGACCCGCAAGATCGTGGAGCGGGCGAAGGGCGTGCTGATGGACACGGCCGGCCTGAAGGAGTCGGAGGCGTTCCACCGCATCCAGCGGCTCTCGATGAACAGCCGCAAGTCGATGCGGGAGGTCGCCGAAGCGATCCTGCTGACTCACGGGATCGAGCAGCCCCGGTAG
- a CDS encoding alpha-ketoacid dehydrogenase subunit beta, which translates to MAIRTLIEAVNEALSEEMERDPSVIVLGEDVGVHGGVFRATDGLLARFGETRVIDTPLAELGIVGVAIGAAMQGMRPVAEIQFADYIHPAYDQIVNEAAKIRYRSNGQYGCPLVVRAPFGAGVQGGLYHSQSVEALFFHVPGLKIVAPSTPADCKGLLKAAIRDPDPVLFFEHKKSYRRVRGEVPDGDVTVPIGKADVKRAGSDVTVVTYGVGVHLALAAAEQVAADGLSVEVVDLRTLAPLDRETVAASVAKTSKLMIVHEDNKTGGIGAEIAAIVAEEHFEQLDGPILRVAAADTHIPYAPSLEEAVIPNVEDVVMALRRLGAY; encoded by the coding sequence ATGGCGATCAGGACGTTGATCGAAGCCGTCAACGAGGCGCTCTCCGAAGAGATGGAGCGTGACCCGAGCGTCATCGTGCTCGGGGAGGATGTGGGCGTGCACGGCGGCGTCTTCCGCGCCACAGACGGCCTGCTGGCCCGCTTCGGCGAGACCCGCGTGATCGACACGCCGCTGGCGGAGCTGGGCATCGTCGGGGTGGCCATCGGCGCGGCGATGCAGGGCATGCGGCCGGTCGCCGAGATCCAGTTCGCGGACTACATCCACCCCGCCTACGACCAGATCGTCAACGAGGCGGCAAAGATCCGCTACCGCTCCAACGGGCAGTACGGGTGCCCGCTGGTGGTGCGTGCGCCGTTCGGCGCCGGCGTGCAGGGCGGGCTCTACCATTCGCAGAGCGTCGAAGCGCTGTTCTTCCACGTGCCGGGCCTGAAGATCGTCGCGCCGTCCACGCCGGCCGACTGCAAGGGGCTGCTCAAGGCGGCCATTCGCGACCCTGACCCGGTCCTCTTCTTCGAGCACAAGAAGAGCTACCGCCGTGTCCGCGGCGAGGTGCCGGACGGCGATGTCACCGTGCCCATCGGGAAGGCGGACGTCAAACGCGCAGGATCAGACGTCACGGTGGTAACCTACGGCGTTGGCGTACACCTGGCGCTGGCAGCAGCCGAGCAGGTGGCCGCCGACGGGCTCTCCGTGGAGGTGGTGGACCTCCGCACGCTGGCCCCGCTGGACCGGGAGACGGTCGCTGCGTCGGTGGCGAAAACCAGCAAGCTGATGATCGTCCACGAAGATAATAAGACTGGCGGCATCGGCGCGGAGATCGCGGCGATCGTCGCCGAGGAGCACTTCGAGCAGCTCGACGGCCCGATCCTGCGGGTTGCGGCTGCCGATACCCACATTCCGTACGCGCCAAGTCTTGAAGAGGCCGTCATCCCGAACGTCGAGGACGTGGTGATGGCGCTCCGACGGCTCGGAGCCTACTGA
- the lipA gene encoding lipoyl synthase, with translation MATLPLPIVPRSVPLSPCAPAPRGNRPEWLKVRFPNGSNFSELRTLMREQRLNTICEEALCPNIGECWENRTATFLILGEVCTRNCGFCSVITGRPTGLDLDEPRRLAEAVEKIGLRHIVITSVTRDDLPDGGSAIFAETIRELRERIPDCGIEVLIPDFQGNWDALKTVMDARPDILNHNMESVPRLYGRVRPKAIYTQSLELLKRAKDLAPDVNTKSGLMVGLGEEREELLQVFADLRTSDVDVLTVGQYLRPTMKHLPVERYVDPSEFADLKVIAQAMGFRHVESGPLVRSSYHAHEQVPART, from the coding sequence ATGGCGACCCTCCCCCTGCCGATAGTCCCGCGCTCCGTCCCGCTCTCGCCGTGCGCGCCGGCCCCGCGCGGCAACCGCCCCGAGTGGCTGAAAGTCCGCTTCCCGAACGGCTCGAACTTCTCCGAGCTGCGCACCCTGATGCGGGAGCAACGCCTCAACACCATCTGTGAGGAAGCGCTCTGCCCGAACATCGGCGAGTGCTGGGAGAACCGCACGGCGACCTTCCTGATTCTGGGCGAGGTCTGCACGCGCAACTGCGGCTTCTGCTCGGTGATCACCGGCCGCCCGACGGGCCTGGACCTGGACGAGCCGCGCCGGCTGGCGGAGGCCGTCGAGAAGATCGGGCTGCGGCACATTGTCATCACGTCGGTCACGCGCGACGACCTGCCAGACGGCGGCTCGGCCATCTTCGCCGAGACGATCCGCGAGCTGCGTGAGCGCATCCCGGACTGCGGCATCGAGGTGCTGATCCCCGACTTCCAGGGGAACTGGGACGCCTTGAAGACGGTGATGGACGCCCGCCCGGACATCCTCAACCACAACATGGAGTCGGTGCCGCGCCTCTACGGCCGGGTCCGCCCGAAGGCGATCTACACGCAGTCGCTGGAGCTGCTGAAGCGGGCGAAGGATCTCGCCCCGGACGTCAACACCAAGTCCGGCTTGATGGTCGGACTCGGAGAGGAGCGCGAGGAGCTGCTCCAGGTGTTCGCGGACCTCCGCACGAGCGACGTGGACGTGCTGACGGTCGGCCAGTACCTTCGCCCGACGATGAAGCATCTGCCGGTCGAGCGGTACGTGGACCCGTCCGAGTTCGCCGATCTGAAGGTGATCGCGCAGGCGATGGGCTTCCGGCACGTCGAGTCTGGCCCACTGGTCCGCAGCTCGTACCACGCCCACGAGCAGGTGCCGGCCCGAACGTAG